A genomic window from Diospyros lotus cultivar Yz01 chromosome 2, ASM1463336v1, whole genome shotgun sequence includes:
- the LOC127795544 gene encoding methyl-CpG-binding domain-containing protein 10-like, translating into MASSVEKTRGVARDEGFTVELPAPAGWKKKFMPKKGGTPKKNDILFIAPTGEKITTRRNLEQYLKSHPGGPAISEFDWGTGETPRRSARISEKVRAAPSPPEGERPKKRARKPSASKEDEAEKEVGPEETELKKDNEEKETVAEETEVKKDDREKEAAPEETEVVKEVDKQGDETCGESST; encoded by the exons ATGGCGAGTTCAGTGGAGAAGACCCGAGGCGTTGCTCGAGACGAAGGTTTCACCGTCGAACTTCCTGCTCCTGCTGGTTGGAAGAAAAAG TTCATGCCCAAAAAAGGAGGCACGCCTAAgaagaatgatattttattcattgcTCCAACAGGCGAGAAGATCACCACCAGGAGGAATTTGGAACAGTACCTGAAATCACATCCTGGTGGTCCGGCAATATCTGAGTTTGATTGGGGTACTGGCGAAACTCCAAGAAGATCAGCCAGGATTAGTGAAAAAGTAAGGGCAGCTCCCTCTCCACCAGAAGGCGAGCGCCCAAAGAAGCGTGCCAGGAAACCTTCGGCTTCAAAGGAAGATGAAGCAGAAAAAGAAGTTGGTCCTGAAGAAACAGAGTTAAAGAAGGATAACGAGGAAAAAGAAACTGTTGCTGAAGAAACAGAGGTAAAGAAAGATGACAGAGAAAAAGAAGCGGCTCCTGAAGAAACTGAGGTGGTGAAGGAAGTTGACAAGCAAGGAGATGAAACCTGCGGAGAAAGCAGCACCTGA
- the LOC127793954 gene encoding axial regulator YABBY 5-like isoform X1: MSTGGAEAVPEQLCYIPCNFCNIVLAVSVPCSNLFDIVTVRCGHCTNLWSVNMAAAFQSLSWEDVQAANNSSGDYRIEFGSSSKCTNRMKMRAPPTPNTTEQRAVNRPPEKRQRVPSAYNQFIKEEIQRIKANNPDITHREAFSTAAKNWAHFPHIHFGLMLETNNQAKLDEGSGKHLMPRAALLNK; the protein is encoded by the exons ATGTCGACCGGCGGGGCTGAAGCGGTGCCTGAGCAACTCTGCTACATACCTTGCAACTTTTGCAATATCGTTCTTGCG GTTAGTGTTCCATGCAGCAACCTATTTGACATCGTGACTGTCCGATGCGGACACTGCACCAATCTATGGTCCGTGAACATGGCGGCTGCATTCCAGTCACTCTCCTGGGAAGATGTTCAG gCAGCCAATAATTCTTCTGGAGATTACAGGATTGAGTTTGGCTCCTCCTCCAAATGCACCAACAGGATGAAAATGCGAGCACCGCCAACCCCAAATACCACCGAGCAACGGGCCGTGAATCGAC CTCCTGAGAAGAGGCAGCGGGTACCTTCTGCATACAACCAGTTCATAAA AGAGGAGATCCAGAGGATCAAGGCCAATAatccagatatcactcacaGGGAAGCATTCAGTACTGCTGCAAAAAAT TGGGCACATTTCCCTCATATTCATTTTGGGCTAATGCTGGAGACCAACAACCAAGCTAAACTGGACGAG GGATCTGGGAAGCATCTAATGCCAAGGGCTGCGTTACTGAACAAATGA
- the LOC127793954 gene encoding uncharacterized protein LOC127793954 isoform X2: MSTGGAEAVPEQLCYIPCNFCNIVLAVSVPCSNLFDIVTVRCGHCTNLWSVNMAAAFQSLSWEDVQVLSAAQPRVLGLPNSFSQQLSIWVLFNFFLSLWFLTNSVTSMLLLFCSRNIISSLPLSVNSRQLWYTFSISFFSHWAAIKLFIKLSFEM; this comes from the exons ATGTCGACCGGCGGGGCTGAAGCGGTGCCTGAGCAACTCTGCTACATACCTTGCAACTTTTGCAATATCGTTCTTGCG GTTAGTGTTCCATGCAGCAACCTATTTGACATCGTGACTGTCCGATGCGGACACTGCACCAATCTATGGTCCGTGAACATGGCGGCTGCATTCCAGTCACTCTCCTGGGAAGATGTTCAG GTTTTGTCGGCAGCGCAGCCTCGCGTTTTGGGTCTCCCAAATTCTTTCTCTCAGCAACTGTCAATCTGGGtcttatttaatttctttctttctttatggtTCCTAACTAATTCAGTCACTTCAATGTTGCTTCTGTTTTGCTCACGAAACATCATTTCATCCCTCCCCCTTTCTGTCAACTCCAGGCAATTGTGGTACACTTtctcaatttcctttttctctcaTTGGGCTGCCATTAAACTTTTTATAAAACTGTCATTTGAGATGTAA